ATACAGTGGTTATTTTGCGCCACGTTTTGAGCCGAGCCGGGTATCAGATCATGTCTGCCTCATCCGGTGAAGAAGCATTGGATTTAGTGCGCAAGGACGGGCTGCCCGATTTGGCGATAGTGGATTACCACATGTACCCTGGCATGTCTGGCTCTGAATTCTGCCGGGCGGTTCACCAGTTGGCTGATTTGCCAATTATTATGGTTACGGCCGTTCCCGATGAAAGTCTGGTTCATGCCGGATTGGACAACCATGTTGTTGATGTTATCTACAAACCTTTCAGCCCACCGGCGCTGGTGGCGCGGGTGGGCGAAGTGTTGGAATGCCAGGGCAAATTAAGTGCGCCGCCCTTTGCCCCGGCGGCGATTGCCCGTCCCCGGCCAACCAATCATCAATCGTCATACGTCAGTCAATAATTGACGCATGACGATTGATAAAATCCCTCACCTTATTTCTCGATGATGCTCACTTTGGTCATCTTGTCGCCCTGGCGGATGGCGTTTACCACATCCATACCGCTGGTCACTTTACCAAAAACGGTGTGTTTGCCGTTCAGGTGGGGCTGCGGCGAATGGGTGATGAAAAACTGGCTGCCATTTGTGCCAGGACCAGCATTGGCCATGGAAAGGACGCCCGTCTCGTGCTTGAGTGGGTTGCCGGCAAATTCGTCTTCAAAACGATAGCCTGGGCCGCCGCGGCCGGTCCCCGTCGGGTCGCCACCCTGAA
This genomic stretch from Candidatus Leptovillus gracilis harbors:
- a CDS encoding peptidylprolyl isomerase; translated protein: MTKQWSSAPALQIDAKKSYVVNMETNKGTIEIELYPQYAPKTVNNFVFLATDGFYDGVTFHRVISNFMIQGGDPTGTGRGGPGYRFEDEFAGNPLKHETGVLSMANAGPGTNGSQFFITHSPQPHLNGKHTVFGKVTSGMDVVNAIRQGDKMTKVSIIEK
- a CDS encoding response regulator: MRDSSHLHSEQKILVVDDNDYTVVILRHVLSRAGYQIMSASSGEEALDLVRKDGLPDLAIVDYHMYPGMSGSEFCRAVHQLADLPIIMVTAVPDESLVHAGLDNHVVDVIYKPFSPPALVARVGEVLECQGKLSAPPFAPAAIARPRPTNHQSSYVSQ